A window of Cryptomeria japonica chromosome 3, Sugi_1.0, whole genome shotgun sequence contains these coding sequences:
- the LOC131027822 gene encoding lachrymatory-factor synthase-like: protein MAGFWKLSADFVNVQKYGAHLIACEHVEGEINAVGCVRLCRGPELWAKEKLVAIDPLNYSYTYQVIDCNFGIEGYTSTFNVENAGDGDGEGNVIEWRFDVGACKSCTKEEFVGFISSKLEQMIQGLDEMAKFHEP, encoded by the coding sequence ATGGCTGGCTTTTGGAAACTGAGTGCAGACTTTGTAAATGTGCAGAAATATGGAGCTCATCTTATTGCATGTGAACATGTTGAGGGAGAAATAAATGCAGTTGGGTGTGTTAGACTGTGCAGGGGTCCAGAGTTATGGGCAAAAGAGAAATTGGTAGCAATAGATCCTCTCAATTATTCATACACTTATCAAGTAATTGACTGTAATTTTGGGATTGAGGGATACACATCAACTTTTAATGTGGAAAATGCTGGTGATGGTGATGGAGAAGGAAATGTGATAGAATGGAGATTTGATGTGGGTGCCTGCAAATCTTGtacaaaggaggaatttgttgGGTTCATATCTTCCAAACTGGAGCAAATGATTCAGGGCCTTGATGAAATGGCTAAATTTCATGAGCCCTGA